The Providencia rettgeri genome includes a window with the following:
- the cysE gene encoding Serine acetyltransferase: protein MSREELDRIWGFIKDEAKSLADCEPLLASFFNATLLKHDNLGSALSYMLANKLSSPIMPALEVREIVEEAYRNDEGMIFSAAMDLAAVRLRDPAVDKYSTPLLYLKGFHALQAYRIGNWLWKEGRQALAVYLQNQISVSFGVDIHPAARIGCGIMLDHATGIVIGETAIVENDVSILQSVTLGGTGKTCGDRHPKVREGVMIGAGAKILGNIEIGRGAKIGAGSVVLHPVPPHTTVAGVPARIVGKPTSDKPSLEMDQNFNGSIWGFEDGDGI from the coding sequence ATGTCGCGTGAAGAACTGGATAGAATTTGGGGTTTCATTAAAGATGAAGCGAAGTCTCTTGCGGACTGCGAACCACTCCTCGCCAGCTTTTTTAACGCGACATTGTTAAAGCACGACAATTTAGGCAGTGCGCTCAGCTATATGCTAGCCAATAAACTGAGCTCGCCGATTATGCCAGCGCTTGAAGTGCGTGAAATTGTTGAGGAAGCTTATCGCAATGACGAAGGCATGATTTTCTCTGCAGCAATGGACTTAGCCGCGGTTCGCCTACGTGACCCTGCCGTTGATAAATATTCCACTCCATTATTGTATTTGAAAGGTTTCCACGCCTTGCAAGCCTATCGTATCGGTAATTGGCTGTGGAAAGAAGGCCGCCAAGCGCTGGCGGTTTACCTGCAAAATCAAATTTCCGTTTCATTTGGCGTCGACATCCACCCTGCAGCCCGTATTGGTTGTGGCATCATGCTTGACCACGCAACAGGCATCGTGATTGGGGAAACTGCAATTGTGGAAAATGATGTATCAATCCTACAATCCGTCACACTCGGTGGTACCGGGAAAACCTGTGGTGACCGCCACCCGAAAGTGAGGGAAGGGGTGATGATTGGCGCAGGGGCAAAAATACTCGGTAATATTGAAATTGGCCGCGGCGCAAAAATTGGCGCAGGTTCAGTCGTGCTTCATCCTGTTCCACCGCATACCACGGTGGCAGGGGTTCCAGCACGCATTGTCGGTAAACCAACCAGCGATAAACCGTCCTTAGAAATGGATCAAAACTTTAATGGCAGTATTTGGGGTTTTGAAGATGGGGATGGAATTTGA
- the chpS gene encoding Antitoxin ChpS gives MFIHLETNILKNKYGVREMSVAIKKWGNSQGIVIPSAILKQLGIEVGQRLDISVNNGNLVLSPKKKIRMFSEAYLLDNMNEYNSHSDELAQINDMEIGE, from the coding sequence ATGTTTATACATTTGGAAACTAATATACTCAAAAATAAGTATGGGGTAAGAGAAATGAGCGTTGCTATAAAAAAATGGGGAAATAGCCAAGGCATTGTTATCCCATCAGCTATCTTAAAACAATTAGGTATTGAGGTTGGTCAACGTCTTGATATTTCTGTTAATAACGGTAATTTGGTTCTTTCTCCCAAAAAGAAGATAAGGATGTTTTCTGAAGCTTATTTGCTTGACAATATGAATGAATATAATAGTCATTCAGATGAACTTGCTCAAATTAATGATATGGAAATTGGTGAATGA
- the galE_3 gene encoding UDP-glucose 4-epimerase has protein sequence MAHTHPEPWGEDPQGIPNNLAPFVSQVAVGRRPQVMVFGNDYPTPDGTGVRDYIHVMDLADGHIAALNKVSQQAGLHVYNLGTGTGTSVLEIITAFEKAAGKPIKYEIVARRPGDIAECWSSPEKALKDLNWKAQYSIQDMVNDSWRWQSMNPNGYNS, from the coding sequence TTGGCGCACACCCATCCGGAACCATGGGGGGAAGACCCGCAAGGTATTCCAAATAATTTGGCACCGTTTGTTTCACAAGTCGCTGTAGGCCGCCGCCCACAAGTCATGGTATTTGGTAATGATTACCCAACACCGGATGGTACTGGTGTGCGTGACTATATTCACGTGATGGATTTGGCAGATGGCCATATTGCCGCACTAAATAAAGTTAGCCAGCAAGCAGGATTACATGTTTACAATCTTGGTACAGGAACTGGCACAAGTGTGCTGGAAATTATTACTGCTTTTGAAAAAGCGGCAGGTAAACCAATTAAATATGAGATTGTAGCAAGACGCCCCGGTGATATTGCGGAATGCTGGTCTAGCCCAGAAAAAGCGTTGAAAGATTTAAACTGGAAGGCACAGTATTCAATTCAAGATATGGTGAATGATAGCTGGCGTTGGCAGTCCATGAACCCTAATGGTTATAACAGCTAA
- the envC gene encoding Septal ring factor, with protein MANTHHRMKISFIRQAISALFGLGLLALAPTQTVFANQITENKGQLHDLLKSIAEKEKSVKEQQAKRSALLEQLKQQEQSISAAGRSLHETQNQLKQLDKEIVSLNSNIKQLQTKKQQQEKLLADQLDAAFRLGKHQGLTLMFKGEEGQREERILAYYSYLNQAREKNIAALEETTKELQEQKQLEQKKQAEQKTTLARQQQEKRKLDNARASRQKTLNALESTLKEDQKNLAVLKQNEARLRDKIARAEREAKARAEREAKEAARIRAQVAEKERQAKQKGSTYKPSESERSLMSRTGGLGRPAGQAIWPVRGSLLHNYGDVISSELRWKGMVIAANEGTQVKAIADGRVLLADWLQGYGLVVVVEHGKGDMSLYGYNQSALVNVGQEVRAGQPIALVGSSGGQERPALYFEIRRQGKTVNPRPWLGR; from the coding sequence ATGGCCAATACACATCATCGAATGAAAATTTCATTTATTCGTCAGGCTATTAGCGCTCTCTTTGGGTTAGGGTTGCTTGCGCTCGCCCCAACACAAACTGTGTTTGCCAACCAGATCACTGAAAATAAAGGGCAATTACATGATTTACTCAAAAGTATTGCTGAAAAAGAAAAAAGCGTAAAAGAACAACAAGCCAAGCGCTCAGCACTGCTTGAACAACTTAAACAACAAGAGCAAAGTATTTCCGCCGCAGGGCGTAGCCTGCATGAAACTCAAAATCAGCTAAAACAATTAGATAAAGAAATTGTTTCCTTAAATAGCAATATCAAGCAGCTACAAACCAAAAAACAACAACAAGAAAAATTATTAGCTGACCAACTAGACGCTGCCTTCCGGTTAGGTAAACACCAAGGGTTAACCCTCATGTTCAAAGGTGAAGAAGGCCAGCGAGAAGAACGTATTTTGGCCTATTACAGCTATTTAAATCAAGCGCGTGAAAAAAACATTGCCGCATTAGAAGAAACCACTAAAGAGCTACAAGAACAAAAACAACTCGAACAAAAAAAACAAGCCGAACAAAAAACAACGCTGGCTCGCCAGCAACAAGAAAAACGAAAGTTGGATAATGCACGTGCTTCACGGCAAAAAACCTTAAATGCCCTTGAAAGTACATTAAAAGAAGACCAAAAAAATCTTGCTGTTCTAAAACAAAACGAAGCGAGATTACGCGACAAAATTGCTCGCGCCGAACGTGAAGCTAAGGCCAGAGCAGAGCGAGAGGCAAAAGAAGCGGCACGTATTCGCGCACAAGTCGCTGAAAAAGAGCGTCAAGCCAAACAAAAAGGCTCAACCTATAAACCGTCAGAGAGTGAACGTTCACTGATGTCCCGTACTGGCGGTTTAGGGCGCCCTGCTGGGCAAGCTATTTGGCCGGTTCGCGGCTCATTGCTTCATAACTACGGTGATGTCATTTCCAGCGAACTACGTTGGAAAGGCATGGTTATCGCCGCTAATGAAGGAACGCAAGTCAAAGCCATCGCTGATGGGCGTGTGTTACTGGCTGACTGGTTGCAAGGCTATGGGCTCGTTGTCGTCGTTGAGCACGGTAAAGGGGATATGAGCCTGTATGGTTATAACCAAAGTGCCTTAGTGAATGTTGGCCAAGAGGTTAGAGCGGGCCAACCTATCGCCTTAGTGGGTAGCAGTGGCGGCCAAGAACGTCCTGCCCTCTATTTTGAAATTCGCAGACAAGGTAAAACCGTGAACCCTCGTCCATGGTTAGGACGATAA
- the secB gene encoding Protein-export protein SecB, whose translation MSEQNNSEMVFQIQRIYAKDVSFEAPNAPHIFQHEWQPEIKLDLDTSSTQLSEGVYEVVLRVTTTATLGEETAFLCEVQQAGVFSIEGIEGTQMAHCLGAYCPNILFPYAREAITSLVGRGTFPQLNLAPVNFDALFMNYLQQQQGEQAQNSEAQQDA comes from the coding sequence ATGTCAGAACAAAACAACTCAGAAATGGTTTTTCAAATTCAACGCATTTATGCAAAAGACGTTTCATTTGAAGCACCTAATGCACCACACATCTTTCAACACGAGTGGCAGCCAGAAATTAAATTAGATTTAGATACTTCTTCAACTCAGCTGTCTGAAGGTGTTTATGAAGTTGTTTTACGCGTCACAACGACTGCAACTTTAGGTGAAGAAACCGCTTTCCTGTGTGAAGTCCAGCAAGCGGGTGTTTTCTCTATCGAAGGTATTGAAGGTACTCAAATGGCACATTGCTTAGGTGCATATTGCCCGAACATCCTGTTCCCATACGCACGTGAAGCGATCACTAGCTTAGTGGGCCGTGGTACATTCCCACAATTGAACTTAGCGCCAGTTAACTTTGATGCACTGTTCATGAACTATTTACAGCAGCAACAAGGTGAACAAGCGCAGAACTCAGAAGCTCAACAGGACGCTTAA
- the galE_2 gene encoding UDP-glucose 4-epimerase: protein MNNQHVLVTGGLGYIGSHTCVQMIQQGMQPVILDNLHNANLEVLNRIEAITGVKPVFYQGDVRDGQILESIFANHQIHSVIHFAGLKAVGESVQKPIEYYDVNVNGTLVLVESMKKAGVKSLIFSSSATVYGDPEEVPLTENSKVGGTTNPYGTSKYMVERILSDLYTAEDDWSLTLLRYFNPVGAHPSGTMGGRPARYSK from the coding sequence ATGAATAATCAACACGTTCTCGTTACTGGTGGTCTTGGCTACATTGGTAGCCATACCTGTGTACAGATGATCCAGCAAGGGATGCAGCCGGTTATTTTAGATAACTTGCATAATGCTAACCTTGAGGTGCTTAACCGTATTGAAGCTATCACAGGTGTTAAGCCAGTTTTTTACCAAGGTGATGTGCGTGATGGCCAAATTTTAGAATCTATTTTTGCTAATCATCAAATTCATTCCGTCATTCACTTTGCTGGGTTAAAAGCCGTTGGTGAGTCAGTGCAGAAACCGATTGAATACTATGATGTTAACGTCAATGGCACACTGGTATTAGTGGAAAGCATGAAAAAAGCCGGTGTTAAAAGCCTGATTTTTAGTTCATCGGCAACCGTTTATGGCGACCCTGAAGAAGTACCATTAACAGAAAATTCCAAAGTCGGAGGAACCACCAACCCATATGGAACCAGTAAGTATATGGTTGAGCGTATCCTTTCGGATTTATATACTGCGGAAGATGATTGGTCACTGACATTACTACGTTACTTTAACCCTGTTGGCGCACACCCATCCGGAACCATGGGGGGAAGACCCGCAAGGTATTCCAAATAA
- a CDS encoding Divergent polysaccharide deacetylase: protein MLKHFPFRPLILFSLLMMCLPVSAAKLAIVIDDFGYRVKEDNQILALSPAVTIAILPSSPHGREVAEKAHQQGRDILIHMPMKPLSKQPLEKDTLAPSMSAEEIDRIIKNAISRVPYAKGMNNHMGSEMTSNLAGMRHVMHSLSKSNLFFLDSVTIGNTQAGNAAKEYSVPTLRRHIFIDNHQSEEETRTQLNKAVAYARKHGSAVAIGHPHPSTVRALQKYLAQLPADVELVAVSALLSPQSKTKQSTSLRMLSEEAKKAQPQSEQSMQNEIKTAPTEEAVIGQPETVSQPVPQELGICEFTLPISKRQGIDFIMFVVESIYNDKALQPLLVSGDKAQKRPLFKQQQ from the coding sequence ATGTTGAAGCACTTTCCCTTTCGGCCACTCATTCTCTTCTCATTATTGATGATGTGTCTACCGGTGAGTGCTGCAAAATTAGCGATTGTGATTGACGATTTCGGATATCGCGTCAAGGAAGATAACCAAATTTTAGCCTTATCCCCAGCGGTGACTATTGCCATTTTACCAAGCTCACCTCATGGCCGTGAAGTCGCAGAAAAAGCGCATCAGCAAGGACGTGATATTCTCATCCATATGCCAATGAAACCATTGAGCAAGCAACCATTAGAGAAAGACACATTGGCCCCATCGATGAGTGCAGAGGAAATTGACCGTATTATTAAAAATGCAATAAGCCGGGTTCCCTATGCAAAAGGTATGAATAACCATATGGGAAGTGAGATGACGTCTAACTTGGCAGGAATGCGCCATGTGATGCACAGCCTGTCAAAGTCAAACTTGTTTTTCCTCGATAGCGTGACTATTGGCAATACTCAAGCAGGTAATGCTGCCAAAGAGTACAGCGTTCCCACGTTACGTCGCCATATTTTTATTGATAACCACCAATCGGAAGAAGAAACCCGCACTCAGTTGAATAAAGCCGTTGCTTACGCGCGTAAACACGGCAGTGCGGTTGCCATTGGCCATCCGCACCCATCTACCGTTCGAGCCTTGCAAAAATACCTTGCCCAACTTCCTGCTGATGTTGAATTAGTTGCCGTTAGTGCTCTGCTAAGCCCTCAATCTAAAACTAAACAATCAACATCATTAAGAATGTTATCTGAAGAAGCGAAGAAGGCACAGCCTCAGTCCGAACAATCGATGCAAAATGAAATAAAAACAGCGCCAACCGAAGAAGCTGTTATTGGGCAACCTGAGACCGTTAGCCAACCAGTTCCGCAAGAGCTCGGTATATGTGAGTTTACATTACCAATCTCTAAGCGACAGGGAATTGATTTTATTATGTTTGTTGTTGAGAGTATTTATAACGATAAGGCTTTACAACCCCTGCTGGTTTCGGGCGATAAAGCGCAAAAACGCCCGCTTTTCAAGCAACAGCAGTAA
- the gpsA gene encoding Glycerol-3-phosphate dehydrogenase [NAD(P)+] yields the protein MNTASMTVIGAGSYGTALAITLARNAHQVVLWGHDPKHIHQLEQDRSNQAFLPGVSFPDSLSLETDLKRAVEASPNILIVVPSHVFGDVLKQIQPYLRADSRIIWATKGLERDTGRLLQEVAREVLGNEIPLAVLSGPTFAKELAAGLPTAISVAASDSQFGDDLQKLFHCGKSFRVYKNPDMVGVQLGGAVKNVIAIGAGISDGMGFGANARTALITRGLAEMSRLGAALGADPATFMGMAGLGDLVLTCTDNQSRNRRFGMMLGDGVSVEDAEKEIGQVVEGYRNTKEVRALAERAGVEMPITEQIYQILYRHKNVLEAAQALLGRATKDEIADMPKLHD from the coding sequence ATGAATACTGCTTCAATGACAGTGATCGGTGCCGGCTCGTACGGCACCGCTTTAGCCATTACGCTTGCACGTAATGCACATCAGGTTGTGTTATGGGGCCATGACCCAAAACACATTCATCAATTAGAACAAGATCGCAGTAATCAGGCGTTTTTGCCTGGCGTTTCTTTTCCTGATAGTTTATCTCTCGAAACGGACTTAAAACGCGCCGTTGAGGCGAGCCCCAATATCTTGATTGTGGTACCGAGCCATGTTTTTGGTGATGTACTAAAACAAATCCAGCCATACTTACGCGCAGACTCCCGTATTATTTGGGCGACTAAAGGCTTAGAAAGGGATACTGGCCGTTTGTTGCAAGAAGTGGCACGTGAGGTATTAGGTAATGAAATTCCTCTGGCTGTGTTGTCCGGTCCAACGTTTGCAAAAGAGCTCGCCGCAGGTTTACCAACAGCAATTTCTGTTGCCGCAAGCGATAGCCAATTTGGTGATGACTTACAAAAGTTATTCCATTGCGGCAAGAGCTTTCGCGTCTATAAGAACCCGGATATGGTTGGGGTGCAACTGGGCGGTGCAGTGAAAAACGTGATTGCTATTGGTGCCGGTATTTCTGATGGCATGGGCTTTGGTGCGAATGCACGTACTGCATTGATTACCCGCGGTTTAGCTGAAATGAGTCGTTTAGGTGCAGCTTTGGGAGCAGACCCTGCAACTTTTATGGGTATGGCAGGCTTAGGTGACCTTGTGTTAACGTGTACAGATAACCAATCCCGTAACCGCCGCTTTGGTATGATGCTAGGTGATGGCGTTAGCGTTGAAGATGCAGAAAAAGAGATTGGCCAAGTCGTTGAAGGCTATCGTAATACCAAGGAAGTCCGCGCACTGGCTGAGCGGGCAGGTGTTGAAATGCCAATTACTGAGCAAATTTATCAAATCCTTTACCGCCATAAAAATGTGTTAGAGGCGGCGCAAGCACTACTAGGGCGTGCGACGAAAGATGAAATTGCCGATATGCCAAAGCTGCATGATTAA
- the yibN gene encoding thiosulfate sulfurtransferase — protein MIQEIMQFVSRNMLLSLVWIALLVAVVVMTFKGLFSKTKVIARSQAITLINKEEAVVVDLRSRDDFRKGHIIDSINLTPSEIKENNLGELEKHKQKPVIIVSASGMESGKPAEQLAQHGFEKVFVLKEGISGWAGENLPLARGKK, from the coding sequence ATGATCCAAGAAATCATGCAATTTGTAAGCCGGAACATGTTATTGAGTCTGGTTTGGATAGCGCTATTAGTTGCTGTGGTTGTTATGACCTTTAAAGGCCTTTTCTCTAAAACGAAAGTGATTGCTCGTTCACAAGCGATTACACTGATTAATAAAGAAGAGGCGGTTGTTGTCGATTTACGTTCTCGCGATGATTTCCGTAAAGGGCACATTATTGATTCTATTAACTTAACACCGTCTGAAATTAAAGAGAATAATTTAGGTGAATTAGAAAAACACAAACAGAAACCAGTGATTATCGTTTCTGCGAGTGGTATGGAATCAGGTAAACCTGCTGAACAGCTGGCACAACACGGTTTTGAAAAAGTCTTTGTCCTGAAAGAAGGGATCTCTGGCTGGGCAGGTGAAAACCTTCCGCTAGCTCGTGGTAAGAAGTAG
- the trmL gene encoding tRNA (cytidine(34)-2'-O)-methyltransferase has protein sequence MPHIVLFEPEIPPNTGNIIRLCANTGFDLHLIHPLGFTWDDKRLRRAGLDYSEFADIKHHHDYFAFLKSEGLNPDNNQSESGARVFALTTKGKPSHSNVSYQQNDYLMFGPETRGLPPYVLDNMPMEQKIRIPMLADSRSMNLSNSVAVVVFEAWRQLGYTGALLKD, from the coding sequence ATGCCACACATTGTTTTATTCGAACCGGAAATACCGCCAAATACTGGCAATATCATTCGTCTTTGTGCCAATACTGGCTTTGATTTGCATCTTATTCACCCTCTTGGGTTTACATGGGATGATAAACGCCTACGCCGTGCGGGTTTAGACTATAGCGAATTTGCCGATATCAAGCACCACCATGATTATTTTGCTTTTTTAAAAAGTGAAGGGCTAAACCCGGATAATAACCAATCTGAAAGTGGGGCTCGCGTGTTTGCTTTAACCACTAAAGGTAAGCCAAGTCACAGCAATGTCAGCTACCAACAAAATGACTATTTGATGTTTGGCCCTGAAACCCGTGGGTTGCCACCTTATGTGCTAGATAACATGCCAATGGAGCAGAAAATTCGTATTCCTATGTTGGCAGACAGCCGCAGTATGAATTTATCCAACTCTGTGGCAGTGGTTGTGTTTGAAGCATGGAGGCAGTTGGGGTATACAGGGGCGCTGCTAAAGGACTAG
- the wzc_2 gene encoding Tyrosine-protein kinase wzc, protein MNTTKNSSPASDEIDLLALFKVLKSNTIKIGFFTVIFAAIAIAYSLLATPIYQANATLQYDKLGQVSLLDQMSDVMPFGNSNNQVDSEIEVIKSRMVLGKTVADLNLDTQAAPEGFVSKLLGEVAPVHIALFQLPENLIGQPLTLTYLGDNNYSLNVDGQVLQGKVGEVLKQSEINLLISSFAAETGEEFSLIKNARYSTIEDLRNTLTIAEVGKGTGIISLAIKGADQVENVNILNSVIQNYVDQNTERKKEVTNNTLVFLDGYLPTIKKKLDNYENQLNAFRKKNESIDLSLEAKAALDTALQVEEKLNELTFKEVEIQQLYTRNHPAYQSLLDKRQQLLREKEKISKNIQKLPNTQQEIVRLTRDVEAEQAIYAQLVAKQQELSVLNSGITADVRIIDSAESQPKPVAPKKSLIVALATILGFIVGCAYVIAREFFNNKIKSTEDIDALGVNVYATIPFSAHEKKLIEAGNKSPLAIENPADTAVEAIRSLRTSVYFSVMNQGNNLVMVTSASPGVGKSFVTSNMAVVLANAGKKVLLIDTDLRKGRLHKAFGLNNKAGLSEYLSQQSLESPTIHANVIENLDVICRGKNVTHSSELLMGERFKQLLDKVKNQYDIVVIDTAPILAITDSAIIGKYVGTSLLIAFYGVNTVKDVDLSLKRFKQNDIEITGVILNGIDARSDDYNYHYEY, encoded by the coding sequence ATGAACACAACAAAAAATAGCTCCCCTGCCTCAGATGAAATCGATCTGCTCGCTCTGTTTAAAGTTTTGAAATCCAACACCATTAAAATTGGGTTTTTTACTGTTATTTTTGCGGCTATCGCCATTGCATACAGTTTATTAGCAACCCCCATATACCAAGCGAATGCGACCTTACAGTATGACAAATTAGGTCAGGTCTCATTACTCGACCAAATGAGTGATGTCATGCCATTTGGTAACAGCAATAACCAAGTCGACTCTGAAATTGAAGTTATCAAATCCCGCATGGTATTGGGCAAAACCGTTGCAGACTTGAACTTAGACACTCAAGCAGCCCCTGAAGGCTTTGTCAGTAAGTTACTTGGTGAAGTGGCTCCCGTCCATATTGCCCTATTTCAATTACCTGAAAACTTAATTGGCCAGCCATTGACCCTAACTTATTTAGGGGATAATAATTATTCCCTAAATGTGGATGGCCAAGTCTTGCAAGGTAAAGTCGGTGAAGTGCTCAAACAAAGTGAAATTAACTTATTAATTTCCAGTTTCGCAGCTGAAACTGGTGAAGAATTTTCGTTAATCAAAAATGCCCGTTACTCTACCATTGAAGACTTACGCAATACCCTAACCATTGCGGAAGTGGGCAAAGGTACCGGTATTATCAGCTTAGCGATTAAAGGTGCGGATCAAGTTGAGAATGTTAACATTCTCAACAGTGTTATCCAAAACTATGTAGACCAAAATACCGAGCGTAAAAAAGAAGTCACCAACAATACACTCGTGTTCTTAGATGGCTACTTACCTACGATTAAAAAGAAATTAGATAACTACGAAAACCAGCTCAATGCCTTTCGCAAAAAGAATGAATCGATTGACCTCTCTCTAGAAGCTAAAGCGGCTTTAGATACTGCTTTGCAGGTCGAAGAGAAACTCAATGAATTGACCTTCAAAGAAGTGGAAATTCAACAGTTATATACCCGTAACCACCCGGCTTATCAGTCTCTATTAGATAAACGCCAGCAACTGTTACGTGAGAAAGAAAAAATCAGTAAAAATATTCAAAAATTACCGAATACCCAACAAGAAATCGTCCGTTTAACCCGTGATGTTGAAGCAGAACAAGCGATTTACGCTCAATTAGTCGCGAAACAACAAGAGCTCAGTGTACTGAACTCCGGTATTACCGCGGATGTGCGTATTATTGACTCTGCGGAGTCCCAACCAAAGCCTGTGGCACCAAAAAAATCACTGATTGTTGCTCTTGCCACTATCCTTGGCTTTATTGTCGGCTGCGCGTATGTCATTGCTCGCGAGTTCTTTAATAATAAAATTAAGAGCACGGAAGATATCGATGCATTGGGTGTCAACGTCTACGCTACCATTCCTTTCTCAGCCCATGAGAAAAAACTGATTGAAGCAGGCAATAAGAGCCCATTAGCGATAGAAAACCCAGCAGATACCGCGGTTGAAGCTATCCGTTCATTACGTACCAGTGTTTATTTCTCGGTAATGAACCAAGGTAACAACCTCGTTATGGTGACTAGTGCGTCACCTGGAGTCGGGAAAAGTTTTGTTACCTCCAATATGGCGGTGGTACTGGCTAACGCAGGTAAGAAAGTTCTGTTAATCGATACCGATTTACGTAAAGGCCGTTTGCATAAAGCCTTTGGCTTAAACAATAAAGCGGGCTTATCTGAATACTTATCGCAACAAAGTTTAGAATCACCGACTATTCATGCCAACGTGATTGAAAACCTCGATGTGATTTGTCGTGGTAAAAATGTTACTCACTCCTCTGAGTTATTAATGGGTGAGCGCTTTAAGCAGTTACTGGATAAAGTCAAAAACCAATACGACATTGTGGTGATCGATACCGCACCAATCTTAGCAATTACTGACTCGGCGATTATTGGTAAATATGTCGGTACTTCATTACTGATTGCTTTCTACGGGGTGAATACCGTGAAAGATGTCGATTTATCACTGAAACGCTTTAAGCAAAATGATATCGAAATTACGGGTGTGATCTTGAATGGTATTGATGCAAGATCTGACGATTATAACTACCATTACGAATATTAA
- the wzb gene encoding Low molecular weight protein-tyrosine-phosphatase wzb, whose product MFNNILVVCMGNICRSPTGERLLQQYFPEKTVHSAGIIAKNDMPAYDSAIRIAEQHSLSLENHQSRRLTSEICHKADLILVMENDHIAKIHQQFPETRGKVMLFGQWINKTEIPDPHKRSDEMFEHVYQLMEKAAIAWQGKI is encoded by the coding sequence ATGTTTAATAATATTCTCGTTGTTTGTATGGGAAATATCTGTCGCTCTCCTACGGGGGAGCGTTTATTGCAACAGTATTTTCCCGAAAAAACTGTTCATTCGGCAGGTATTATCGCTAAAAATGATATGCCCGCTTATGACAGTGCCATCCGGATTGCCGAGCAACATAGCCTTTCCCTTGAAAACCATCAATCACGTCGATTAACCAGCGAAATATGCCATAAAGCAGACTTAATCCTAGTGATGGAAAACGATCATATTGCTAAAATCCACCAGCAGTTTCCTGAAACTCGCGGTAAGGTGATGTTATTTGGGCAATGGATCAATAAAACTGAAATCCCTGACCCGCACAAACGCAGCGATGAAATGTTTGAACATGTTTACCAGTTGATGGAAAAAGCCGCGATTGCTTGGCAAGGCAAAATTTAA
- the mazF gene encoding mRNA interferase MazF — protein sequence MSKSYIPRRNDIIWLDFDPTKGKEIGKYRPALVLSSVEYNKKSGLVICCPISTSIRGHITEVGINNLDTPCVAAANLIQTLPWKDRSMKFGVVADEGVLDSVLARLIPLIGGEHFFIDSN from the coding sequence ATGAGTAAAAGTTACATACCAAGGCGAAATGATATTATTTGGTTAGATTTTGACCCAACGAAAGGAAAAGAAATAGGAAAATATCGGCCTGCACTCGTTTTATCCAGTGTGGAATATAATAAAAAATCAGGCTTGGTAATTTGTTGTCCTATTAGCACAAGCATTAGAGGGCACATAACAGAAGTAGGGATAAATAATCTTGATACTCCGTGTGTTGCTGCGGCAAACCTTATTCAAACACTACCTTGGAAAGATAGAAGTATGAAGTTTGGGGTAGTTGCTGATGAGGGGGTTCTTGATAGTGTGCTCGCAAGGTTGATCCCATTAATTGGTGGAGAGCATTTTTTTATTGATTCAAACTAA